A section of the Etheostoma cragini isolate CJK2018 chromosome 12, CSU_Ecrag_1.0, whole genome shotgun sequence genome encodes:
- the LOC117953863 gene encoding zinc finger protein 521 isoform X2: protein MSRRKQAKPRSLKEDNVTEDQHSPGQTAIPSDPECALERAGEDGETRRLRKRLLSPEEGEEGEEDDDEPALHSCDSCRQVFESLSDLTEHKINQCQLTDGGDLEDDPSCSWPASSPSSKDQTSPGHCEDYDFGEDEGGPGLPYPCQFCDKSFSRLSFLKRHEQSHGDKLPFSCTFCSRLFKHKRSRDRHVKLHTGDKKYHCGECDSAFSRSDHLKIHMKTHASNKPHKCPVCRRGFLSSSSLHGHMQVHERGKDGSSSSLSRSDEWKLKETRKCSRCEEGFDVPEELQRHIAECHPECSPSEDGGLGATLQCIYCHEPFSDEGTLLTHIDQAHSRDRKGHTCAICSEHFLSVEDLYAHMDIHQLPESSNHSNSPSLLTVGYTSVSSTTPDSNISVDSSTMVETAPPVPKTRGRRKRAAQNTSDMGGRAPKQPKVSYSCIYCNKQVFSSLAVLQIHLRTMHLDKPEQAHTCQFCLEVLPSLLNLNEHLKQVHNAEDHAALLVSLPDALLQCNFCPEVLSDLNALQEHIRCSHGFPSPVAKESNAFFCPQCFMGFLTEATLEEHVRQTHCDGGSLRFDSPLAVTPKESIVEVYSCSYCTNSPIFNSVLKLNKHIKENHKNIPLALNYINNGKKSLRTLSPSSPISVEHTMLKQGGSASRTTSEFICNQCGAKYTSLDLFQTHLKTHLDGLQPQLTCPQCNKEFPNQESLLKHVTIHFTITSTYYICESCDKQFTSVDDLQKHLLDMHTFVFFRCTLCQEVFDSKVSTQLHLAVKHSNEKKVYRCTSCNWDFRHETDLQLHVKHSHLENQGRAHRCIFCGESFGTEVELQCHITTHSKKYNCRFCSKAFHAIILLEKHLREKHCVFEGKAQNCGANGSTVSGGEGQPKEDAELHGLLTNSHGTGAAVGPAVESHNSHDGSEEEVDTADPMFGCDICGASYTMDSLLTNHQLRDHNIRPGESAMMKRKADMIKGNHKCNVCSRTFFSDAGLREHMQTHLGPVKHYMCPICGERFPSLLTLTEHKVTHSKSLDTGSCRICKMPLHSEEDFLEHCQMHPDLRNSLTGFRCVVCMQTVTSTLELKIHGTFHMQKTGTMSGNHQPMGRSNIISHNQQQQHIQKPFKCASCLKDFRSKQDLVKLDINGLPYGLCASCVTVAGSKSSSPTVNGGRQQQHHGGATTPATTTAAWIQGESLSPGEGKGKAVSSSSSSSSTSSSTAAKTRCSSCNVKFESEAELQNHVQTVHREQAGDSNSGQLKTPQMSPMPRASPSQTEEKKTYQCIKCQMVFYSEWDIQVHVANHMLGSQVSGSHHQIEEGLNHECKLCSQSFDSPAKLQCHLIEHSFEGMGGTFKCPVCFTVFVQANKLQQHIFSAHGQEDKIYDCSQCPQKFFFQTELQNHALTQHSS, encoded by the exons ATCCAGAGTGCGCCCTCGAGAGGGCGGGGGAGGATGGTGAGACCAGGCGTCTGAGGAAGAGGCTGCTCTCTccagaggaaggagaagagggagaggaggacgACGACGAGCCTGCGCTGCACAGCTGCGACAGCTGCCGGCAGGTGTTCGAGTCGCTGAGCGATCTCACCGAACACAAGATTAATCAATGCCAGCTGACAG aCGGTGGTGATCTTGAGGATGACCCATCATGTTCTTGGCCAGCATCATCTCCCTCCAGTAAGGATCAGACTTCTCCAGGACACTGCGAGGACTATGATTTTGGGGAGGATGAAGGGGGCCCTGGCCTGCCATACCCATGCCAGTTCTGTGACAAGTCCTTTAGCCGCTTAAGCTTCCTCAAGCGTCACGAACAGAGCCACGGTGATAAACTACCTTTCAGTTGTACCTTTTGCAGTCGCTTGTTTAAACATAAGCGCAGTCGAGATCGGCACGTGAAGCTACACACCGGTGATAAGAAGTACCACTGCGGAGAGTGTGACTCTGCCTTTTCCCGCAGTGatcacctcaaaatccacatgAAAACGCACGCCTCTAACAAACCCCACAAGTGCCCTGTGTGCCGCCGAGGATTCCTTTCCTCCAGCTCTCTCCACGGCCACATGCAAGTACACGAAAGGGGCAAAGACGGCAGCAGCTCAAGTCTATCTAGATCTGATGAATGGAAGCTGAAAGAAACTCGCAAATGCAGTCGTTGTGAAGAGGGCTTTGATGTTCCAGAGGAGCTCCAGAGGCACATCGCCGAGTGCCACCCTGAGTGCTCTCCATCAGAGGATGGCGGCCTGGGTGCCACCCTGCAGTGCATTTACTGCCATGAGCCCTTCAGTGACGAGGGTACCCTGCTGACTCACATTGACCAGGCCCACAGTCGAGACAGGAAGGGCCACACCTGTGCTATCTGCTCTGAGCACTTTCTGTCTGTTGAGGACCTCTATGCTCACATGGACATCCACCAACTCCCTGAATctagtaaccatagcaacagccCTTCTTTGCTGACTGTGGGCTACACCTCTGTCTCTAGCACCACCCCTGACTCCAACATCTCTGTTGACAGCTCCACAATGGTGGAGACAGCTCCACCTGTGCCCAAGACAagggggaggagaaagagggctGCTCAAAACACCTCAGACATGGGAGGACGTGCCCCCAAACAGCCTAAGGTCTCCTACAGTTGCATCTACTGCAACAAGCAAGTATTCTCCAGTTTAGCTGTGCTTCAGATTCACCTGCGAACCATGCATCTGGACAAGCCAGAGCAGGCTCATACTTGCCAGTTTTGTTTGGAGGTTCTGCCATCtttattaaatctaaatgaGCATCTTAAGCAGGTCCACAATGCAGAAGACCATGCTGCCCTGTTGGTCAGCTTGCCTGATGCCCTCCTTCAGTGTAACTTCTGCCCTGAGGTATTGAGTGACCTCAACGCACTCCAAGAACACATTCGCTGCTCCCACGGCTTTCCTAGTCCTGTTGCAAAGGAGAGCAATGCCTTCTTCTGCCCCCAATGCTTCATGGGGTTCTTGACAGAGGCTACTTTGGAGGAGCATGTTCGTCAGACTCACTGTGATGGGGGAAGCCTGCGCTTTGACTCTCCTCTGGCTGTAACACCCAAGGAGTCTAtagtagaggtttactcctgtTCGTATTGCACCAATTCCCCCATATTCAACAGTGTTCTGAAGCTCAACAAGCACATCAAGGAAAATCACAAGAACATTCCACTGGCACTGAACTACATTAACAATGGAAAGAAATCCCTGCGCACTCTCAGCCCCTCTTCTCCAATATCTGTGGAACACACCATGTTGAAACAAGGTGGCTCAGCCTCACGCACTACCAGTGAGTTCATATGTAACCAGTGTGGAGCCAAGTATACCAGTCTAGACCTTTTCCAGACTCACCTAAAAACTCATCTGGATGGCCTGCAGCCTCAACTCACCTGCCCACAGTGCAACAAAGAGTTCCCCAACCAAGAGTCCCTGCTAAAGCATGTGACAATTCACTTTACTATTACTTCCACTTATTACATCTGTGAGAGCTGTGACAAGCAGTTCACTTCAGTGGATGACCTGCAGAAGCACCTACTTGACATGCATACCTTTGTTTTCTTTCGTTGCACTCTGTGTCAGGAGGTGTTTGACTCAAAGGTGTCTACCCAGCTTCACCTGGCTGTAAAGCACAGCAATGAGAAAAAGGTGTATCGCTGCACCTCCTGCAACTGGGACTTCAGGCATGAGACTGACCTACAGCTACATGTCAAACACAGCCATCTGGAAAATCAGGGTCGTGCCCACCGCTGCATTTTTTGTGGGGAGTCCTTTGGCACAGAGGTGGAGCTGCAGTGCCACATCACCACCCATAGCAAGAAGTATAACTGTCGCTTCTGCAGTAAGGCCTTCCATGCCATTATCCTTTTAGAAAAGCATTTGAGGGAGAAACACTGTGTGTTTGAGGGAAAGGCACAGAACTGTGGTGCAAATGGCTCTACTGTAAGTGGTGGGGAAGGCCAACCTAAAGAAGATGCTGAGCTACATGGTCTGCTGACTAACAGTCATGGTACAGGGGCAGCAGTTGGACCTGCGGTGGAGTCTCATAACAGCCATGATGGAAGCGAGGAAGAGGTGGACACTGCAGACCCCATGTTTGGCTGTGACATCTGTGGGGCATCTTACACCATGGACTCACTCCTCACTAACCACCAGTTGAGGGACCACAATATACGCCCTGGTGAGAGTGCCATGATGAAAAGGAAAGCTGACATGATCAAGGGCAACCACAAGTGCAATGTTTGCTCCCGCACCTTCTTCTCTGATGCTGGGCTGAGGGAACATATGCAGACCCACCTTGGACCTGTCAAACACTATATGTGCCCCATCTGTGGGGAGCGCTTCCCTTCCTTGCTCACCCTGACTGAGCACAAGGTCACCCATAGCAAAAGTCTGGACACAGGCAGCTGTCGCATTTGTAAGATGCCACTGCATAGTGAGGAGGACTTCCTGGAGCATTGCCAGATGCACCCTGACCTAAGGAACTCCCTGACAGGTTTCCGCTGTGTTGTGTGCATGCAGACTGTCACCTCTACATTGGAACTCAAGATCCATGGTACCTTCCACATGCAAAAGACTGGGACAATGTCCGGCAACCACCAACCCATGGGCCGCAGCAATATAATTTCTCATaatcaacagcaacaacatatCCAAAAGCCTTTCAAGTGCGCCTCCTGCCTGAAAGATTTTCGGTCTAAACAAGACCTGGTAAAGCTGGACATCAACGGACTGCCTTACGGACTCTGTGCATCCTGTGTGACAGTAGCTGGCTCCAAGAGCTCCAGTCCAACAGTAAACGGAGGAAGGCAACAGCAGCATCATGGCGGAGCCACCACTCCAGCAACAACTACAGCCGCATGGATCCAGGGGGAGAGTCTTAGCCCTGGAGAGGGGAAAGGCAAAGCTgtctcttcttcatcttcatcctcttcaaCATCCTCATCAACCGCTGCCAAGACACGATGCTCTAGCTGTAATGTGAAGTTTGAGTCTGAAGCAGAGTTGCAAAACCATGTCCAGACAGTGCATCGGGAACAGGCTGGGGACAGCAACAGCGGGCAGCTCAAGACCCCCCAGATGTCCCCCATGCCCAGAGCCAGTCCCTCACAAACTGAAGAG AAGAAGACATACCAGTGCATCAAATGTCAGATGGTGTTCTACAGTGAATGGGACATCCAAGTCCATGTGGCCAATCACATGCTGG GCTCACAAGTATCTGGATCACATCACCAAATAG
- the LOC117953863 gene encoding zinc finger protein 521 isoform X4 — MSRRKQAKPRSLKVEDNVTEDQHSPGQTAIPSDPECALERAGEDGETRRLRKRLLSPEEGEEGEEDDDEPALHSCDSCRQVFESLSDLTEHKINQCQLTDGGDLEDDPSCSWPASSPSSKDQTSPGHCEDYDFGEDEGGPGLPYPCQFCDKSFSRLSFLKRHEQSHGDKLPFSCTFCSRLFKHKRSRDRHVKLHTGDKKYHCGECDSAFSRSDHLKIHMKTHASNKPHKCPVCRRGFLSSSSLHGHMQVHERGKDGSSSSLSRSDEWKLKETRKCSRCEEGFDVPEELQRHIAECHPECSPSEDGGLGATLQCIYCHEPFSDEGTLLTHIDQAHSRDRKGHTCAICSEHFLSVEDLYAHMDIHQLPESSNHSNSPSLLTVGYTSVSSTTPDSNISVDSSTMVETAPPVPKTRGRRKRAAQNTSDMGGRAPKQPKVSYSCIYCNKQVFSSLAVLQIHLRTMHLDKPEQAHTCQFCLEVLPSLLNLNEHLKQVHNAEDHAALLVSLPDALLQCNFCPEVLSDLNALQEHIRCSHGFPSPVAKESNAFFCPQCFMGFLTEATLEEHVRQTHCDGGSLRFDSPLAVTPKESIVEVYSCSYCTNSPIFNSVLKLNKHIKENHKNIPLALNYINNGKKSLRTLSPSSPISVEHTMLKQGGSASRTTSEFICNQCGAKYTSLDLFQTHLKTHLDGLQPQLTCPQCNKEFPNQESLLKHVTIHFTITSTYYICESCDKQFTSVDDLQKHLLDMHTFVFFRCTLCQEVFDSKVSTQLHLAVKHSNEKKVYRCTSCNWDFRHETDLQLHVKHSHLENQGRAHRCIFCGESFGTEVELQCHITTHSKKYNCRFCSKAFHAIILLEKHLREKHCVFEGKAQNCGANGSTVSGGEGQPKEDAELHGLLTNSHGTGAAVGPAVESHNSHDGSEEEVDTADPMFGCDICGASYTMDSLLTNHQLRDHNIRPGESAMMKRKADMIKGNHKCNVCSRTFFSDAGLREHMQTHLGPVKHYMCPICGERFPSLLTLTEHKVTHSKSLDTGSCRICKMPLHSEEDFLEHCQMHPDLRNSLTGFRCVVCMQTVTSTLELKIHGTFHMQKTGTMSGNHQPMGRSNIISHNQQQQHIQKPFKCASCLKDFRSKQDLVKLDINGLPYGLCASCVTVAGSKSSSPTVNGGRQQQHHGGATTPATTTAAWIQGESLSPGEGKGKAVSSSSSSSSTSSSTAAKTRCSSCNVKFESEAELQNHVQTVHREQAGDSNSGQLKTPQMSPMPRASPSQTEEKKTYQCIKCQMVFYSEWDIQVHVANHMLEEGLNHECKLCSQSFDSPAKLQCHLIEHSFEGMGGTFKCPVCFTVFVQANKLQQHIFSAHGQEDKIYDCSQCPQKFFFQTELQNHALTQHSS; from the exons ATCCAGAGTGCGCCCTCGAGAGGGCGGGGGAGGATGGTGAGACCAGGCGTCTGAGGAAGAGGCTGCTCTCTccagaggaaggagaagagggagaggaggacgACGACGAGCCTGCGCTGCACAGCTGCGACAGCTGCCGGCAGGTGTTCGAGTCGCTGAGCGATCTCACCGAACACAAGATTAATCAATGCCAGCTGACAG aCGGTGGTGATCTTGAGGATGACCCATCATGTTCTTGGCCAGCATCATCTCCCTCCAGTAAGGATCAGACTTCTCCAGGACACTGCGAGGACTATGATTTTGGGGAGGATGAAGGGGGCCCTGGCCTGCCATACCCATGCCAGTTCTGTGACAAGTCCTTTAGCCGCTTAAGCTTCCTCAAGCGTCACGAACAGAGCCACGGTGATAAACTACCTTTCAGTTGTACCTTTTGCAGTCGCTTGTTTAAACATAAGCGCAGTCGAGATCGGCACGTGAAGCTACACACCGGTGATAAGAAGTACCACTGCGGAGAGTGTGACTCTGCCTTTTCCCGCAGTGatcacctcaaaatccacatgAAAACGCACGCCTCTAACAAACCCCACAAGTGCCCTGTGTGCCGCCGAGGATTCCTTTCCTCCAGCTCTCTCCACGGCCACATGCAAGTACACGAAAGGGGCAAAGACGGCAGCAGCTCAAGTCTATCTAGATCTGATGAATGGAAGCTGAAAGAAACTCGCAAATGCAGTCGTTGTGAAGAGGGCTTTGATGTTCCAGAGGAGCTCCAGAGGCACATCGCCGAGTGCCACCCTGAGTGCTCTCCATCAGAGGATGGCGGCCTGGGTGCCACCCTGCAGTGCATTTACTGCCATGAGCCCTTCAGTGACGAGGGTACCCTGCTGACTCACATTGACCAGGCCCACAGTCGAGACAGGAAGGGCCACACCTGTGCTATCTGCTCTGAGCACTTTCTGTCTGTTGAGGACCTCTATGCTCACATGGACATCCACCAACTCCCTGAATctagtaaccatagcaacagccCTTCTTTGCTGACTGTGGGCTACACCTCTGTCTCTAGCACCACCCCTGACTCCAACATCTCTGTTGACAGCTCCACAATGGTGGAGACAGCTCCACCTGTGCCCAAGACAagggggaggagaaagagggctGCTCAAAACACCTCAGACATGGGAGGACGTGCCCCCAAACAGCCTAAGGTCTCCTACAGTTGCATCTACTGCAACAAGCAAGTATTCTCCAGTTTAGCTGTGCTTCAGATTCACCTGCGAACCATGCATCTGGACAAGCCAGAGCAGGCTCATACTTGCCAGTTTTGTTTGGAGGTTCTGCCATCtttattaaatctaaatgaGCATCTTAAGCAGGTCCACAATGCAGAAGACCATGCTGCCCTGTTGGTCAGCTTGCCTGATGCCCTCCTTCAGTGTAACTTCTGCCCTGAGGTATTGAGTGACCTCAACGCACTCCAAGAACACATTCGCTGCTCCCACGGCTTTCCTAGTCCTGTTGCAAAGGAGAGCAATGCCTTCTTCTGCCCCCAATGCTTCATGGGGTTCTTGACAGAGGCTACTTTGGAGGAGCATGTTCGTCAGACTCACTGTGATGGGGGAAGCCTGCGCTTTGACTCTCCTCTGGCTGTAACACCCAAGGAGTCTAtagtagaggtttactcctgtTCGTATTGCACCAATTCCCCCATATTCAACAGTGTTCTGAAGCTCAACAAGCACATCAAGGAAAATCACAAGAACATTCCACTGGCACTGAACTACATTAACAATGGAAAGAAATCCCTGCGCACTCTCAGCCCCTCTTCTCCAATATCTGTGGAACACACCATGTTGAAACAAGGTGGCTCAGCCTCACGCACTACCAGTGAGTTCATATGTAACCAGTGTGGAGCCAAGTATACCAGTCTAGACCTTTTCCAGACTCACCTAAAAACTCATCTGGATGGCCTGCAGCCTCAACTCACCTGCCCACAGTGCAACAAAGAGTTCCCCAACCAAGAGTCCCTGCTAAAGCATGTGACAATTCACTTTACTATTACTTCCACTTATTACATCTGTGAGAGCTGTGACAAGCAGTTCACTTCAGTGGATGACCTGCAGAAGCACCTACTTGACATGCATACCTTTGTTTTCTTTCGTTGCACTCTGTGTCAGGAGGTGTTTGACTCAAAGGTGTCTACCCAGCTTCACCTGGCTGTAAAGCACAGCAATGAGAAAAAGGTGTATCGCTGCACCTCCTGCAACTGGGACTTCAGGCATGAGACTGACCTACAGCTACATGTCAAACACAGCCATCTGGAAAATCAGGGTCGTGCCCACCGCTGCATTTTTTGTGGGGAGTCCTTTGGCACAGAGGTGGAGCTGCAGTGCCACATCACCACCCATAGCAAGAAGTATAACTGTCGCTTCTGCAGTAAGGCCTTCCATGCCATTATCCTTTTAGAAAAGCATTTGAGGGAGAAACACTGTGTGTTTGAGGGAAAGGCACAGAACTGTGGTGCAAATGGCTCTACTGTAAGTGGTGGGGAAGGCCAACCTAAAGAAGATGCTGAGCTACATGGTCTGCTGACTAACAGTCATGGTACAGGGGCAGCAGTTGGACCTGCGGTGGAGTCTCATAACAGCCATGATGGAAGCGAGGAAGAGGTGGACACTGCAGACCCCATGTTTGGCTGTGACATCTGTGGGGCATCTTACACCATGGACTCACTCCTCACTAACCACCAGTTGAGGGACCACAATATACGCCCTGGTGAGAGTGCCATGATGAAAAGGAAAGCTGACATGATCAAGGGCAACCACAAGTGCAATGTTTGCTCCCGCACCTTCTTCTCTGATGCTGGGCTGAGGGAACATATGCAGACCCACCTTGGACCTGTCAAACACTATATGTGCCCCATCTGTGGGGAGCGCTTCCCTTCCTTGCTCACCCTGACTGAGCACAAGGTCACCCATAGCAAAAGTCTGGACACAGGCAGCTGTCGCATTTGTAAGATGCCACTGCATAGTGAGGAGGACTTCCTGGAGCATTGCCAGATGCACCCTGACCTAAGGAACTCCCTGACAGGTTTCCGCTGTGTTGTGTGCATGCAGACTGTCACCTCTACATTGGAACTCAAGATCCATGGTACCTTCCACATGCAAAAGACTGGGACAATGTCCGGCAACCACCAACCCATGGGCCGCAGCAATATAATTTCTCATaatcaacagcaacaacatatCCAAAAGCCTTTCAAGTGCGCCTCCTGCCTGAAAGATTTTCGGTCTAAACAAGACCTGGTAAAGCTGGACATCAACGGACTGCCTTACGGACTCTGTGCATCCTGTGTGACAGTAGCTGGCTCCAAGAGCTCCAGTCCAACAGTAAACGGAGGAAGGCAACAGCAGCATCATGGCGGAGCCACCACTCCAGCAACAACTACAGCCGCATGGATCCAGGGGGAGAGTCTTAGCCCTGGAGAGGGGAAAGGCAAAGCTgtctcttcttcatcttcatcctcttcaaCATCCTCATCAACCGCTGCCAAGACACGATGCTCTAGCTGTAATGTGAAGTTTGAGTCTGAAGCAGAGTTGCAAAACCATGTCCAGACAGTGCATCGGGAACAGGCTGGGGACAGCAACAGCGGGCAGCTCAAGACCCCCCAGATGTCCCCCATGCCCAGAGCCAGTCCCTCACAAACTGAAGAG AAGAAGACATACCAGTGCATCAAATGTCAGATGGTGTTCTACAGTGAATGGGACATCCAAGTCCATGTGGCCAATCACATGCTGG